A genomic window from Streptomyces sp. NBC_00234 includes:
- a CDS encoding helix-turn-helix transcriptional regulator — MTHPTGRPDDQRADQPAVPEDGRFLPDDEHLVREVERIAVAVGRMFPGLCEVVLHDLRRPDSAIRAIENNLSGRQVGDSATELGLRRIADPDYPGVIQNYSNQFPDGRPAKSTSIGIKNAEGRYVAALCLNLDVSTLSPLALTLANLVATDVEHQGEALETLRDRTGRELRSAIDSFAAQRSSTPRGLNRDQKRELVRRLHGEGFFETRSSAQLIADQLGVSRATVYNYTK, encoded by the coding sequence ATGACACACCCCACCGGCCGACCGGATGACCAACGCGCCGACCAGCCCGCCGTACCGGAAGACGGGCGCTTCCTACCGGATGACGAGCACCTCGTACGGGAAGTCGAGCGCATCGCTGTCGCCGTCGGGCGCATGTTCCCAGGTCTGTGCGAGGTCGTCCTGCACGATCTGCGTCGACCCGACAGCGCCATCCGCGCCATCGAGAACAACTTGTCAGGACGGCAGGTCGGCGACTCCGCCACCGAGCTGGGCCTGCGCCGCATCGCGGACCCCGACTACCCCGGCGTCATCCAGAACTACAGCAACCAGTTCCCCGACGGGCGCCCGGCCAAGAGCACCTCGATCGGCATCAAGAACGCCGAGGGACGTTACGTCGCGGCCCTGTGCCTGAACCTGGACGTCAGCACGCTGTCCCCGCTGGCCCTGACCCTGGCCAACCTCGTCGCCACCGATGTCGAACACCAAGGCGAGGCCCTGGAGACCCTGCGCGACCGCACCGGACGCGAACTTCGTTCGGCCATCGACTCTTTCGCGGCGCAGCGCTCCAGCACCCCGCGTGGTCTCAATCGTGACCAGAAGCGTGAGCTGGTGCGGCGGCTGCATGGCGAGGGCTTCTTCGAGACCCGCAGCTCCGCACAACTCATCGCCGACCAGCTCGGCGTCTCTCGGGCGACCGTCTACAACTACACGAAGTAG
- a CDS encoding nuclear transport factor 2 family protein has product MTMSSTTDSVTVLTGMYAAEAEYLAAGGPGEASFDLLAPFFAPNVELHQADALPYGGTWRGHYGMTQFFLAMGQVWETFDMVEQEFLATGETAVVLTQVRARVRATGRELSFPILQTITVKDGQITEVRPFYWDTQAIADACAASAPTD; this is encoded by the coding sequence ATGACGATGTCATCCACTACAGACTCAGTGACAGTGCTCACCGGCATGTATGCAGCTGAGGCGGAGTACCTGGCGGCCGGAGGCCCTGGCGAGGCTTCGTTCGACTTGCTCGCCCCCTTCTTCGCGCCGAATGTCGAGCTACATCAAGCGGATGCTCTGCCATACGGAGGTACTTGGCGTGGGCACTACGGAATGACGCAGTTCTTCCTTGCGATGGGACAGGTCTGGGAGACGTTCGACATGGTGGAGCAGGAGTTTCTCGCCACCGGTGAGACTGCGGTCGTGCTCACTCAGGTCCGTGCTCGCGTTCGTGCGACTGGGCGCGAACTCAGCTTCCCAATCCTGCAAACGATCACGGTGAAGGACGGGCAGATCACCGAGGTCCGTCCGTTCTACTGGGACACTCAAGCTATCGCCGACGCCTGCGCCGCGTCCGCGCCGACAGACTGA